In Fusobacterium perfoetens, one genomic interval encodes:
- a CDS encoding TetR/AcrR family transcriptional regulator gives MARNLNFSKEEILNVTYKILIQDGMKSITARNIAKELGSSTISIYSNFGSMTNLKNELSRMAKNKLLDITKIEYTDQGLLNIGIGICIFAKKEKALFRSIFLREDLSKDFIDEIITDLKNLIIASFRADERYKHLPDKAIEWMLKKGWWFVHGYASLICSGFYNPSDEDIEKELRDMGSVIVHSCIDRNIS, from the coding sequence ATGGCAAGAAATTTAAATTTTTCTAAAGAAGAAATTTTAAATGTTACCTATAAAATTCTTATTCAGGACGGAATGAAGAGCATTACTGCAAGAAATATTGCAAAAGAACTTGGATCTTCAACTATATCTATTTATTCTAATTTTGGTTCTATGACAAATTTAAAAAATGAACTTTCAAGAATGGCTAAAAATAAACTTCTTGATATTACAAAAATAGAATATACCGATCAAGGGCTTTTAAATATTGGAATAGGAATATGTATATTTGCCAAAAAAGAAAAAGCTCTCTTCAGATCTATTTTTTTAAGAGAAGATCTTTCAAAAGATTTTATAGATGAAATAATAACAGACTTAAAAAATCTTATTATTGCAAGTTTCAGAGCAGATGAAAGATATAAACATCTTCCTGATAAAGCTATTGAATGGATGCTTAAAAAAGGTTGGTGGTTTGTTCATGGTTATGCTTCTTTAATCTGTTCAGGTTTCTATAATCCTTCTGATGAGGATATAGAAAAAGAATTAAGAGATATGGGATCTGTTATCGTTCACTCATGTATAGACAGAAATATTTCTTAA
- a CDS encoding SPFH domain-containing protein, whose protein sequence is MSILFIFIFIFLIIVLLALHVRIVSQSKAYVIERLGGYLTTWQVGLNILMPFVDRIVKIVSLKEQVIDFPPQPVITKDNVTMQIDSVVYFQITDPKLYTYGVEHPMSAIENLTATTLRNIIGEMELDTTLTSRDTINTKMRAVLDEATDPWGIKINRIELKNIIPPREIQDAMEKQMKAEREKREAIRRAEGQKEAAILVAEGEKTSQILRAEAEKEAAILRAEAKKQSLEKEAEGQAAAILSIQKAKAAAIVALNEAGATKEVLALKGMETFEKVADGQSTKIIIPSELQNLASFTSVFGEMLKKEEVNK, encoded by the coding sequence GTGAGCATTTTATTTATTTTTATATTTATATTTTTAATAATAGTTCTTCTTGCACTTCATGTAAGAATAGTATCTCAGTCTAAAGCATATGTTATAGAAAGACTTGGAGGATATCTTACAACATGGCAAGTAGGGCTTAATATTTTAATGCCTTTTGTTGATAGAATTGTAAAAATAGTTTCTCTTAAAGAACAGGTTATAGATTTTCCACCTCAGCCTGTAATTACAAAAGATAATGTTACAATGCAGATAGATTCTGTTGTATATTTTCAAATAACAGATCCTAAGCTTTATACTTATGGAGTAGAGCATCCAATGAGTGCTATTGAAAACCTTACAGCTACAACTCTTAGAAATATTATAGGAGAAATGGAACTTGATACAACTCTTACTTCAAGAGATACAATCAATACAAAAATGAGGGCAGTTCTTGATGAAGCAACAGATCCTTGGGGAATAAAAATAAACAGGATAGAGCTTAAAAACATAATTCCTCCAAGAGAAATTCAAGATGCTATGGAAAAACAGATGAAAGCTGAAAGAGAAAAAAGAGAAGCAATAAGAAGAGCAGAAGGACAGAAAGAAGCAGCAATACTTGTGGCAGAGGGAGAAAAAACATCTCAAATTTTAAGAGCCGAAGCAGAAAAAGAAGCAGCTATTTTAAGAGCTGAGGCTAAAAAACAAAGTCTTGAAAAAGAGGCAGAAGGACAGGCAGCAGCAATACTTTCTATTCAAAAAGCGAAAGCAGCAGCTATTGTTGCTTTAAATGAAGCAGGAGCAACTAAAGAAGTTCTTGCTCTTAAAGGAATGGAAACATTTGAAAAAGTGGCAGATGGTCAGTCAACTAAGATTATAATACCTTCAGAACTTCAAAATCTTGCTTCTTTCACATCAGTTTTTGGAGAAATGCTAAAAAAGGAAGAAGTTAATAAATAG
- the hrcA gene encoding heat-inducible transcriptional repressor HrcA, translating to MLTDREKLVLNAIIDFYLRFGETIGSRTLVKRYNIDLSSATIRNVMSDLEDRGFIEKTHSSSGRIPTDLGYKYYLSELLKIEKLSREEKNRINIEYEKKVNELDNILQQTSSLLSRLTSYASIVIEPDYRKERIKKIELVHIDDYIILAIIVTEDLSVVTKKIKLEESITKDELKKLSQTLNEKIKTNSIKSYEIEEFIKTNYQKYADLEKEIYQDIEGRLFVDNSSSIFKDKNVSDVLDVLELFNKKKDVKEIFEEMVNSRHTEDGEVNVILGDELPIKGLEDYSFVYSVYKQGDAKGVIGVIGPKRMPYSKTMGLIQYVSSEVEKVVNSEKLLSNNKNKKR from the coding sequence ATGTTGACAGACAGAGAAAAATTAGTTTTAAATGCCATAATAGATTTTTATCTGAGATTTGGAGAGACAATAGGTTCCAGAACTCTAGTAAAAAGATATAATATTGATTTATCTTCAGCAACAATAAGAAATGTAATGTCAGACCTTGAAGACAGAGGTTTTATAGAAAAGACACACTCATCTTCAGGAAGGATTCCTACAGATCTTGGATATAAATATTATCTAAGTGAGCTATTAAAAATTGAAAAACTTTCAAGAGAAGAAAAAAATAGAATAAATATAGAGTATGAAAAGAAAGTAAATGAACTTGATAACATACTTCAACAGACATCTTCTCTTCTTTCAAGGCTTACATCTTATGCTTCAATAGTTATAGAGCCTGACTATAGAAAAGAAAGAATAAAAAAAATAGAGCTTGTTCATATAGATGATTATATTATTTTGGCAATAATAGTTACAGAAGATTTAAGTGTAGTAACTAAAAAAATAAAGCTTGAAGAAAGTATCACAAAAGATGAATTAAAAAAATTATCTCAAACTTTAAATGAAAAAATCAAGACTAATAGTATAAAAAGCTATGAAATTGAGGAATTCATAAAAACAAATTATCAAAAGTATGCAGATCTTGAAAAAGAAATATATCAGGATATAGAAGGAAGACTTTTCGTAGATAATTCATCAAGTATTTTTAAAGATAAAAATGTCAGTGATGTTTTAGATGTTCTTGAACTTTTTAATAAGAAAAAAGATGTAAAAGAAATTTTTGAAGAAATGGTAAATTCAAGACACACAGAAGACGGAGAGGTAAATGTAATCCTAGGTGATGAACTTCCTATTAAAGGACTTGAGGATTACAGTTTTGTATATTCAGTATATAAGCAAGGAGATGCAAAAGGTGTAATTGGAGTAATAGGTCCTAAGAGAATGCCTTATTCAAAGACAATGGGACTTATTCAATATGTAAGCAGTGAGGTAGAAAAAGTAGTAAACAGCGAAAAGCTATTATCAAATAATAAAAATAAAAAAAGATAA
- the grpE gene encoding nucleotide exchange factor GrpE — translation MSAQDKELLNEEIEKETMETPEAEITDETNDKQAEETKQNAEIEKLKAELDDWKQSYMRKQADFQNFTKRKEREMEELRKYAAEKIVTRLLDGIDNLERAINSAAQTKDFDGLVKGVEIILGNLKDIMKSEGVEEINTENVEFDPHEHMAVMVENSPEHDDNKIIMELQKGYKMKGKVIRPSMVKVCKK, via the coding sequence ATGTCAGCACAAGATAAAGAATTATTAAACGAGGAAATTGAAAAGGAAACTATGGAGACTCCTGAAGCAGAAATTACTGATGAAACAAATGATAAACAAGCAGAGGAGACAAAACAAAATGCAGAAATAGAAAAGCTTAAAGCTGAGCTTGATGACTGGAAACAATCATATATGAGAAAGCAGGCTGACTTCCAAAACTTTACAAAAAGAAAAGAAAGAGAAATGGAAGAGCTTAGAAAATATGCTGCAGAAAAAATAGTAACAAGACTTCTTGATGGAATAGATAATCTTGAAAGAGCAATAAATTCAGCAGCTCAAACAAAAGACTTTGATGGACTTGTAAAAGGTGTTGAAATTATTCTTGGAAATTTAAAAGATATTATGAAGTCAGAAGGTGTTGAGGAAATAAATACAGAAAATGTTGAATTTGATCCTCATGAACATATGGCTGTTATGGTTGAAAACAGTCCTGAACATGATGACAACAAAATCATTATGGAACTTCAAAAAGGTTACAAGATGAAGGGTAAAGTTATAAGACCTTCAATGGTTAAAGTTTGTAAGAAATAG